The genomic region CTCGTCCTCGATCAGGACGACGGTGAAAGACGGCTCGCTCATCGTTTTTTTGCGTTCAGTCGTTATCGCGAGGAGCCGTCGTCTGCTCAGGGAAGGAGAATCGTCGAGCCGGTCGTCTTGCGCGCTTCGAGGTCTTCGTGCGCGCGGGCCGCGTCCGCGAGCGAATAGCGCTGGCGCACGTTGGTCTTGACCTTGCCCGACGAGACGACATCGAAAAGCTCGGCTGCCATCGCATCGAGATCGCTGCGCTTCGCGATATAGCTGAAGAGCGTGGGCCGCGTGAAGAAGAGCGAGCCGCGTCCCGCGAATTCCGACGAATCGATGGGCGGCAGCGGCCCCGACGAATTGCCGAAGCTCACGAAAAGGCCGAGCGGCGCGAGGCAATCGAGCGAGGCGATGTACGTGTCCTTGCCGATCGAGTCGTAGACGACCGGCACGCCCGCGCCGTTGGTGACTTCGCGCACGCGCTGCGTGAAGTTATCGCGCGTGTAGACGATCGGGTAATCGCAGCCGTGCGCCTTCGCGAGTTCCGCCTTCTCGTCGGAGCCGACCGTGCCGATGACCGTCGCGCCGAGCGCCTTCGCCCACTGGCACGCGAGCATGCCGACGCCGCCCGCCGCCGCGTGAATCAGGACGGTGTCGCCCGCCTTTACGCGATAGGTCCGGCGCAGCAAATATTGCGCGGTGAGACCTTGCAGCATGATCGACGCCGCATCTTCATAGCCGATCGCGTCGGGCAGCTTGACGACGTAATCCGCCGCCATCACGCGCTCCTCGGCATACGCGCCCGGCGGACGCGACGCATACGCCACGCGGTCGCCCGGCTGAAGATGCGTCACGCCCTCGCCCACCGCCGTCACTTCGCCCGCGCCTTCCATGCCGATGCCGCCGGGCAGCGGCATCGGATAAAGGCCCGTGCGGAAATACACGTCGATGAAATTGAGCCCGACCGCATGATGCTTCACGCGGATTTCGCCCTTGCCGGGTTCGCCCACGTTCACATCGACCCACTTCATGACTTCGGGGCCGCCTGGCTTGTCGAATCGGATTGCCTTGGTCATCGCTCGAACGTCTCCTTCGTTTCGTGGATGCTTCCTTCACTGCGCCCGCGAATGCCGCGCGCGCAGTTCGTCGAGAATCATGCGCGCCGTCGCGATGTTGGTCGCGCACGGCACGTTATGCACGTCGCAGGCGCGCACGAGCGCGTTGATGTCGGGCTCGTGCGGTTGCGGCGTCATCGGGTCGCGCAGGAAGATCACCACGCCGATGCGCCCTTCCGCCAGTTCCCCGCCGATTTGCAGGTCGCCGCCGTGCGGGCCGGACAGCTTGCGCTCGACATCGAGCCCGTGCGCCGCCGCGATGCGCGCGCCGGTCGTGCCGGTCGCGACGAGCTGGCACTGCGCGAGCGTGTCGGCGTATTCGCCCGCCAGCGCGACGATGTCGTCCTTTTTCATGTCATGCGCGATCAGCGCGACGCGTGTGCTCATGGCGTCCTTCTCAGTACGTGCCGGGATAGGCGCCGCCATCGATCAGAATGTTCTGCCCGATGATGTAGCCCGCGTGCACGCTGCACAGGAACGCGCAAGTCCGGCCGAACTCGTCCGGATTGCCGAAGCGCCCGGCGGGCAGGCTCTGCGCACGCCGCGCGCGCGCTTCTTCGATGGAGATGTTCTGCGCCTTCGCCTGCGCTTCGAACGTGACGGCGACGCGGTCCGTGTCGAACGTGCCGGGCAGGAGATTGTTGATCGTGACGCCGGTTGCCGCGACCTTGCGCGCGACCCCCGCGACGAAGCCCGTCAGCCCGGAACGCGCGCCGTTGGAGAGGCCGAGCACGTCGATCGGCGCCTTCACCGACGAACTCGTGATGTTCACGATGCGCCCGAAGCCGCGGTCGATCATGCCGTCGATGGTCCGCTTGATGAGCTCGATGGGCGTCAGCATGTTCGCTTCGAGCGCCTTGATCCACATGTCATGCGTGAAATTGCGGAAGTCGCCCGGCGGCGGGCCGCCCGCGTTGTTCACGAGAATGTCCGGCTGCGGGCACGCGGCGAGCGCCGCGTCGTGGCCTTCGGGCGTCGTGATATCGCACGCGATCGCCGTAACACTCACGCCGTACTGCGCGCGGATGCTTTCCGCCGTCGCTTCTAGCGTCTCCGCCGTGCGCGCCGTGATGACGAGATTCACCCCCTCGGCGGCGAGCGCCTCGGCGCAGCCGCGCCCGAGTCCCTTGCTTGCCGCGCACACGAGCGCGGTGCGCCCCGCGATTCCCATATCCATTGTCCGTCTCCCATGATCGTCGTTGCGTGTTCGAATAGGCGGCCGTCGCGCGGCATCGTTGCGCGCATCGAAAGCCTCTCGCGCATTCTAGAAGAATCGGGGCGGCAACGTCGGCGGCAACATCGGCGGTGGCTGCGGTCGAGGCGGCTCCCGCGCGGGCGGCGAATATTCGTGGGCGAAGGCGGCCTTTTCGGTAAACTGTCGCCACTGCCGGCCCGGCGCATCAGACAGCGCCGCGCCCGGCTGCCCACGGCAGGACCCTCACCCGAGCAGGACGCGCGTCGCGCGCGAGACCCATGAAACAAGACAGCCGCTTCCCGAATCTCTTCATCCTCAATCACCCGCTGATCCAGCACAAGCTCACCCACATGCGCGACAAGGACACGTCCACGCGCACGTTCCGCGAACTGCTGCGGGAAATCACGCTGCTGATGGGCTACGAAATCACGCGAAACCTGCAACTCACGACCAAACGCGTCGAGACGCCGCTCGTCGAAATCGACGCGCCGGTGATCGCGGGCAAAAAGCTCGCGATCGTGCCGGTGCTGCGCGCGGGCATCGGCATGTCGGACGGGCTGCTCGACCTGGTTCCGTCGGCGCGCGTCGGGCACATCGGCGTGTATCGCGCGGAGGATCACCGGCCCGTCGAGTATCTCGTGCGCCTGCCGCCCGATCTCGAGGAGCGCGTGTTCATTCTTTGCGATCCGATGGTCGCGACCGGCTACTCCGCCGTCCACGCCGTCGACGTGATGAAGCGGCGCAACGTGCAGGACGAGAACATCATTTTCGTCGCGCTGGTCGCCGCGCCCGAGGGCGTGAAGGTTTTCCAGGACGCGCATCCGAACGTGAAGCTGTACGTCGCGTCGCTGGATTCGCATCTGAACGAGCATGCGTACATCGTCCCCGGTCTCGGCGATGCCGGCGACCGGCTCTTCGGCACGAAAAACTGACGCGCGCGCCGTTTTCGGCGCGTCCGTTCCGTCCCGAATCGCCGGATTGGGGTGCCGCGCCGCTGCTGCCGCCGCGCGGCGCCATGATAAAATTTCGGACTGTTCCCGACGGGGTCCGCACGCGAGCGCAACCGCTCGCCAGCGACGCGCGAACGTCGGCCAGCATCGGCCGAAAAGACCCGGCAGCCGCTTAAAACATGTCGCACGGCTCGCGGCGGCGCGCAGATTCCCGCGCGGACGTTTTCGAATACGCACAAGCACGCATCACAGCACACTAGGCGCGCGGTCTCATGCCGCGCGCGACGGAGAAAGGTAATGGCGGGTCATTCCAAATGGGCCAACATCAAGCATAAGAAAGCAGCGGCCGACGCGAAGAAAGGCAAGGTCTGGACGCGCCTCATCAAGGAAATCCAGGTGGCGGCGCGCATGGGCGGCGGCGACATCGATTCGAACCCGCGCCTGCGGCTCGCCGTCGACAAGGCTTATGACGCGAACATGCCGAAGGACAACATCAACCGCGCGATCCAGCGCGGCGTGGGCGGCGTGGACGGCGCGAATTACGAAGAGATCCGCTACGAAGGCTATGGCATCGGCGGCGCGGCGATCATCGTCGACACGATGACGGACAACCGCACCCGCACCGTCGCGGAAGTGCGCCACGCGTTCTCGAAGTTCGGGGGCAACATGGGCACGGACGGCTCGGTGTCGTTCATGTTCGATCACGTCGGCCAGTTCCTGTTCGCGCCCGGCACGCCGGAAGACAAGCTGATGGACGCCGCGCTCGAAGCCGGCGCCGACGACGTCGTGACCAACGAGGACGGCAGCATCGAAGTGCTCTGCCCGCCTAACGACTTTCAGAAGGTGAAGGACGCGCTCGAAGCCGCGGGCTTCAAGGCCGAACTCGCCGAAGTGACGATGAAACCGCAAACGGAAGTCGAGTTCAGCGGCGACGACGCCGCGAAGATGCAAAAGCTGCTCGACGCGCTCGAAAATCTCGACGACGTGCAGGAAGTCTATACAAACGCCGCCATCAACGACGAGTAAGCCGGCGCGCCGCCTCTCATGGCCCGCGGCCGCCGCGACTGGAACGGCTTTCGCTTTACTGCAACGATTCGAAGGCGCGTGACGCAGCCGATTGTCCGCGCGAGCCGCCTTCGAGCCGTCGTGACGCCGATGCCCGCTTAGCGCGCGGCCACTGCTTTCATCTAGCTTTTCGGGGATTCAAATGAAGTTACTCGTCGTCGGTTCCGGCGGTCGCGAACATGCGCTGGCATGGAAGCTCGCGCAGTCGCCGCGCGTGCAGATCGTCTACGTGGCGCCCGGCAACGGCGGCACCGCGCAGGACGAGCGCCTGCGCAACCTCGACATCACGGACCCGGCCGCGCTCGCCGATTTCGTCGAGAAAGAGCATGTCGCGCTGACGGTCGTCGGTCCGGAAGCGCCGCTCGCCGCGGGCATCGTCAATCTGTTCCGCTCGCGCGGCCTGAAGATTTTCGGGCCGACGAAGGAAGCCGCGCAGCTCGAAAGCTCCAAGGATTTCGCCAAGGCGTTCATGAAGCGCCACAAAATCCCGACCGCCGAATACGAGACCTTCACCGATGCCGCCGCCGCGCACGCCTACATCGACGCGAAAGGCGCGCCGATCGTCGTGAAAGCGGACGGACTTGCGGCCGGCAAGGGCGTGGTCGTCGCGATGAACGCCGAGGAAGCGCACGCCGCCGTCGATTCCATGCTCGCCGACAATCAGTTCGGCGATGCGGGCGCGCGTGTCGTCATCGAAGAATTCCTGAGCGGCGAGGAAGCCAGCTTCATCGTGATGGTGGACGGCAAGCATGTGCTGCCGCTCGCCTCCAGCCAGGACCACAAGCGGCTGCTGGACGGCGACAAGGGTCCGAACACGGGCGGCATGGGCGCGTATTCACCCGCGCCCATCGTCACGCCGCAACTGCACGCCCGCGTGATGCGCGAAATCATCCTGCCGACGGTGCGCGGCATGGAAAACGAAGGCATCCGTTATACCGGCTTTCTGTACGCCGGCCTGATGATCGACGCGAACGGCAATCCGAAGACCCTCGAATTCAACTGCCGAATGGGCGATCCCGAAACGCAGCCGATCATGGCGCGTCTCAAGGGCGATTTCTCGAAAGTGGTGGAAATGGCCATCGACGGCAAGCTGGACGGTGCCGAACTGGACTGGGACCGCCGCACGGCGCTCGGCGTCGTGCTTGCTGCCTACAACTATCCGGAAACCCCGCGCAAGGGCGACCGCATCAACGGCATTCCGGCCGAAACGGACAACGCCGTGACGTTCCATGCGGGCACGACGCTGGCTGACGGAAAACTGACGACCTCGGGCGGACGCGTGCTGTGCGTCGTCGGCCTCGCGGATTCCGTGCGCGGCGCGCAATCCGTGGTCTACGATACAGTCAACCAGATTTCGTTCGACGGCATGCAGTATCGCCGGGACATCGGCTACCGGGCGGTGAACCGAAAGCAGGCCGACCGCCACGGCTGACGCGAAATGCGTCCCTTCCCCGATACCGCGCTGCCGGACTTCGTGTCCGGCAGCGCGCTTTGAAAGAATCACGATCCCAAGCGCCGGACGGCCGGCGCGATATACCTGTCGATGAGTGAACCGAACCGCAGCGCGGACAATGAGGCAGGAGAAGACGCATCCCGCGACATCGCGGCGGTGCGCGAGTATTTGGCCGGCCTGCAGACGCGCA from Caballeronia sp. Lep1P3 harbors:
- a CDS encoding quinone oxidoreductase — its product is MTKAIRFDKPGGPEVMKWVDVNVGEPGKGEIRVKHHAVGLNFIDVYFRTGLYPMPLPGGIGMEGAGEVTAVGEGVTHLQPGDRVAYASRPPGAYAEERVMAADYVVKLPDAIGYEDAASIMLQGLTAQYLLRRTYRVKAGDTVLIHAAAGGVGMLACQWAKALGATVIGTVGSDEKAELAKAHGCDYPIVYTRDNFTQRVREVTNGAGVPVVYDSIGKDTYIASLDCLAPLGLFVSFGNSSGPLPPIDSSEFAGRGSLFFTRPTLFSYIAKRSDLDAMAAELFDVVSSGKVKTNVRQRYSLADAARAHEDLEARKTTGSTILLP
- a CDS encoding methylglyoxal synthase translates to MSTRVALIAHDMKKDDIVALAGEYADTLAQCQLVATGTTGARIAAAHGLDVERKLSGPHGGDLQIGGELAEGRIGVVIFLRDPMTPQPHEPDINALVRACDVHNVPCATNIATARMILDELRARHSRAQ
- a CDS encoding SDR family oxidoreductase, which encodes MDMGIAGRTALVCAASKGLGRGCAEALAAEGVNLVITARTAETLEATAESIRAQYGVSVTAIACDITTPEGHDAALAACPQPDILVNNAGGPPPGDFRNFTHDMWIKALEANMLTPIELIKRTIDGMIDRGFGRIVNITSSSVKAPIDVLGLSNGARSGLTGFVAGVARKVAATGVTINNLLPGTFDTDRVAVTFEAQAKAQNISIEEARARRAQSLPAGRFGNPDEFGRTCAFLCSVHAGYIIGQNILIDGGAYPGTY
- the upp gene encoding uracil phosphoribosyltransferase, whose translation is MKQDSRFPNLFILNHPLIQHKLTHMRDKDTSTRTFRELLREITLLMGYEITRNLQLTTKRVETPLVEIDAPVIAGKKLAIVPVLRAGIGMSDGLLDLVPSARVGHIGVYRAEDHRPVEYLVRLPPDLEERVFILCDPMVATGYSAVHAVDVMKRRNVQDENIIFVALVAAPEGVKVFQDAHPNVKLYVASLDSHLNEHAYIVPGLGDAGDRLFGTKN
- a CDS encoding YebC/PmpR family DNA-binding transcriptional regulator; translation: MAGHSKWANIKHKKAAADAKKGKVWTRLIKEIQVAARMGGGDIDSNPRLRLAVDKAYDANMPKDNINRAIQRGVGGVDGANYEEIRYEGYGIGGAAIIVDTMTDNRTRTVAEVRHAFSKFGGNMGTDGSVSFMFDHVGQFLFAPGTPEDKLMDAALEAGADDVVTNEDGSIEVLCPPNDFQKVKDALEAAGFKAELAEVTMKPQTEVEFSGDDAAKMQKLLDALENLDDVQEVYTNAAINDE
- the purD gene encoding phosphoribosylamine--glycine ligase; this encodes MKLLVVGSGGREHALAWKLAQSPRVQIVYVAPGNGGTAQDERLRNLDITDPAALADFVEKEHVALTVVGPEAPLAAGIVNLFRSRGLKIFGPTKEAAQLESSKDFAKAFMKRHKIPTAEYETFTDAAAAHAYIDAKGAPIVVKADGLAAGKGVVVAMNAEEAHAAVDSMLADNQFGDAGARVVIEEFLSGEEASFIVMVDGKHVLPLASSQDHKRLLDGDKGPNTGGMGAYSPAPIVTPQLHARVMREIILPTVRGMENEGIRYTGFLYAGLMIDANGNPKTLEFNCRMGDPETQPIMARLKGDFSKVVEMAIDGKLDGAELDWDRRTALGVVLAAYNYPETPRKGDRINGIPAETDNAVTFHAGTTLADGKLTTSGGRVLCVVGLADSVRGAQSVVYDTVNQISFDGMQYRRDIGYRAVNRKQADRHG